AATATAACCCATATTCTGTTTGTCCCATCATCCGTAACATGAAAGGTATATATAATAACCCTATTATATTATTTAAAACAATCGAAATATAAGACAAAAGTGCTCCTGTTTTTAATTGATTAATTTCCATGGCTTTCGGTAATAAAAATAAATCCCTTTACTTAATGAGTATAATAAGTATATCAACAAGTATATTGGTGTTTGAGGTGTACCCTCACTTAAAATTAATCCATTTTCGTACAATAGAAATACCTTTTATTCTAACTAATGTTTGTATAACAAAAACCTTTACAGTTAAAGGTAAGGAATAAACAGTTCGAAAAAGTAAATATTTAAAATAGACTTTATCTTGTTTCAATTTTAAAGAAAAAGGAAATCGGTTAGATAATATCTGTCTTACATATTTAATCTTTTGATCATTTGTTATTTGTTGACTATCCATAAATTTATAGGCATAATAGAAGCTCATAAAAATTATATCAAAAACTAATGCAGGATACAACTCTGTTGATTTAAGTTCCCCAATATAATCAGTTTTCCTTCTTTCTATATCCACATATTGCTCACAAATACGTTGTGAATATCCTCTCTTTTGATTATTTCCACATACAGAATCCGGATTAATAGTATAATACAATGTTATATTAGATAACAAACATACCGAAGTCGCTTTTAATATAACTTGATAAGTAAACCAACAATCTTCATTTAAATGATCGGGAACACAACGTATATTATTATTACGTAAAAACTCTAAGTTATATAGCCGATTCCATCCTGCAACAAAAATATCATTTTCTTTTACATAGCGATAAAATGCGATTGGGAAAACCTCACCTTCAATAATAATATCCGGATAGCGATGAGTTGAAGATATTTTATCATCTAAACTACGGTAAACAAAAGAAGGGATGACTACATCGACCGGATGCTCCTGCATTTTATTATATAAGATTTCAATGCAATCAGAAGCAATCTCATCATCATCATCCATAAAAAAAAGATACTTTCCCGTTGCTAAGTCCAAAGCCGCATTCCTAGTTGCGCCAATACCTTCATTCTTTTCATGCTCAATGATTCGAACATCTTTTCCTCGAGGATGCTGAGAAACAATTTTTCGCACAATTTCCATGCTGCCATCACTTCCCTTATCATCAATAATTAAATACTCGATACTAGAGAAAGTTTGATTTAATGCAGATAATAAAGCCCTTTCGACAAATCTTTCTGCATTATAAATAGGCATTTGAAATGATACTTTATACATCTTATTATTCCTTTTTATCTATTAATCCACGAAAAACCCCTCTCCATATAGCCAACAAATTTTGACGTTGCAATTTAAAGAAAAATAATAATGTATTCAAAGGAAGTGTACAAAATAACTGATAAAAACAGGCCATATATTTAGTTACCCCCTTATAATTTCTCCGAGTAAAAAGGAATCTGCTTCTTGATAGGTAATATTGACGTAGCGGTGTATTTTTGGGAATACTCATACTTTCTTTATGATAAACACAGACACTAGGTTCTACCCAGACTTCATAACCACTTCGTTGAAGTTGTAAACTCCAATCTAACTCTTCATAAAATAAAAAATAAATTTCAGTCATACATCCTACTTCTTTTATTATCTTTCTAGAAGTTAACATACAGGCCCCATGAACAAATGCTGTTTTACAAGCTGTGTCATACTGACCTACATCTTTTTGGCATGTGCCAATCATTCTATTACGAATGGTGATAGGCAACATGGGAGTATAACCTACATACTGAATAATGTCTGGAGCATATGAATATTTTATTTTAGGAGAGAGAGCCCCTATATTTTCTTTTGAATTTAAACGTGTTACCAAGGTTTGCAAAAAAGGAGCTTTTATAACTATATCATTATTTATATAAAGAATATACTCTCCTTTTGCATGCTGGTAACCTAAATTATTTCCTCCAGCAAATCCTAAATTTTCTTTACTACAAATCACTTTAACATCAGGATATGCTTTTTTTAAGCGCAATCCGTCCTCATTCTTAGATGCATTATCCACTACAATAATTTCATAAGGATACGTCTCTTTCTGACGCAAAGAATCTATTAATTCACATGTATCCTGATATCCATTATAATTTATAGTAATAATTGAAACCATTATAAATCTTATTAAATTTCTACTTTTGTAATTTATTTTTTTACCCCATGCGAAGTATGAATAAATTTTTTATTCGCTCCTTTTAAACGGAACAAATTTAAGAACATCAAACAAAATGAATAAGGTAATTCCCATAATGCGAACAGAAGATCCCACTTATAAAGAGAGCGGGGAATAGCCAATAAAAGGGAAAAAATCAAAAGGACTACCAGTATCCACCATTTCACTGCAATAGACCAATTCACGAAAGAAAAAGAAATAGCCAGGATGAGCAACAAACCAACTAATATCAAACGGGGTATACTTACTTGCTGGAAAAGCTTATCGCAAAAATCCCAGTTCTTGTCTTTCAGGGCAGCCGGCAGATGGGTGAGAAAACGATTGAGATAATGAACTTGAGCCGACATCCATCTACGTCTTTGATTAGAAAAAGCTTCTCTATACTGTACTTTTTCATCCAATACATCCGCATCGGGCAAATAATCCACTTTTTTCTTTTCATACAAAAGTGTCAGTTCCAATGCCCTATCGAACCCTCCTACGGCATCGATCGTAAGCATGACCTGTTTAAACAAAGGATATTTAAAAGCCATACCCGATCCGATAAGAGCCGCCGAAAGTCCCGCATTTACATGCCCTTTCCGGAAAATACTATTGTTTATTTCTTCACTCACCGCATCTAAAAGAGCCATGTGCGTATTAGTATTTTTTGCCATACGGTGGGCTTGGACGATCTCGACTGAAGGAGTATGAAACACTAAATCTATTTTTGTCAAAAAGTCCGGAGCAATCGTATTGTCGGCATCCAACACCAAAGCAATATCATACTCGCCTAGCTGCCCCATAGCATAGTTTAAAGCTTTAGATTTAGTACTGTTCTTAAAAAAAACTTCGATAAGCCGGATAGGTAACGTAGATAACAAACGATTTGTTTCATCTGTCATTCTATCTGAAATTACTACAATATCATATTTATCTTTAGGGTACTCCTGATTTAAACAAGACTCTACACACTCCATAATTACCCCGTCTTCTTTATAAGCCGGAATCAATATCGCTATCTTTTTAGGCTGAACAGATAAACTTTTATAGGATTTAACAGATTTACACGACAATACACTAAAGAACAATAAATACAAAACATTTATTGCAAACAGAATAAATAAAATTATCTCCAGAACAGACAGTATTAACATCATATTACCCGTATTGTTTTTCTTTAGTTGAATCCCTATTATCGTAAAAAATCAAACCTCAAATATTTTATCAATAGGATATAAGATCCCCTTTTTATCTCCTATTTGCTCCCATCAAACATTCTCTTTTTGAATAAAGGCAGTAAAAGTTTTAAATATGATTTTTACATCTAGCCAAAAAGAAAAAGTCTTTGCATATTTTATATCCAATTGTTTTCGTTCTTCTGCAGACATTTTACCGGAATCTCCTCTTTTCTCCACTTGCCAAAGACCTGTCAGTCCGGCGGGAGCCATAAACCGATAAACATATTCGTCACTAGTAAGTAATTCTGCTTCATAAAGAGGAAGAGGACGATTGCCCACTACCGACATATCTCCTTTTAGAATATTAAATAATTGAGGTAATTCATCGATACTATATTTTCTAATAAAACGTCCTATCCGTGTAATACGAGGATCGTTTTCCAATTTAAAAAAAGCGTTGGAACGTTCTGTACGTTTAGTCTTCAAATATTCATCCTCCGAAGTACTATGATTATCGGAAAATAAAACAATATCTTCTTCTTCCGTATCGTCACCTATCAAAAGAGGTTGAGCTGCAGAGGCAGGTTGAATAATTTCCTCGTCTTCTTCCTGTGTATATTGATTCATTTTTTTGTACTCTGCAAGCCGTTTGTCCGCATCAGCATACATAGAACGGAATTTATAAAAATCAAAAACTTTATAATTACATCCTACCCGTTTTGATTTATATACAATTTTCCCTTTACTTTCCACACGGATCAATAAAGCAGTCACTATAAAAAGCGGGGATAAAAGCAAGATCGCCGTCAAAGAAGCTAAGATATCGAAACTTCTTTTCCATAGAGGAAGACGAAAGATTGCTAAAGAATCTGTTTGCTTTTTCGGCACCTCTTTTTCTTTGATCAAAGCAGCAGTCGATAATAATTTCTGGAGATTCTCGCCGGAAGTATCATACGAAATGATGCAGTCTACTCCTACTTTCAAATAAGGTATTTTATCTTCTTTGGATAATGGTTCGCTAATTAAGGCTATATACACCTTGGGATAAGCTTTATGTAACTGAGCAATGGTCGGTATATCGACAAGAGGATCTTTTTTTTCAATAAAAACACAAAACTGAATATATTTTCCATCTGTCAATATTCGATTTAATTGTTGGAATGTGATACATTCAAAAACGTCATATTCCAAAACCTTTCGTAAACGTTCGGCTAAAGAAATATTATTACCGAAAAAAATATATTCCATTATTACGTCCTTTTACCCTATTCAAAAAACGACTAGACAGTTTTTTACTACTTCAATAATCTGTTCACTCTTATTTTTAATTCTTCCGGATTGAACGGCTTTACAATAAAATCAGCAGCACCATCTTCGAATAACCGGATTCTACGAGCACTACTTTCTTCACTCGATAAAATTAGTACAGGGATATGACTAAATAGTTCATTAGCTTTAAGATAATGCAAGAACTCTTCTCCACTCATTTCCGGCATATTCAAATCAGATATAATTATATCCGGAATATGGCCTTCACAAAGCCAATTGATAGCACGAATAGGATTTTCCGCATAATGTATTTCGTACATAGACAAATATAGCATTATAATCTTTGCTATTGACGGCTTATCATCAACCAAAAGTACCGATTTCTTCATGTTTTTCGTTTAATGAACTTTCTTTTTTCTCTAATCCGTGCAAAATTAAATAATAATTCGACAGGCTATATATAAAATAGCGTTTTTTCTGCAAAAAAGAAATGAACTGATATCTACGTTATTTTCTAATCTCGCATTTTACTTCATTTATTTTTAAGAAAGAAATGTGTCTAACTTTTTGACATACTCTTGGAGTATTATCCCGGTTATTTATATCTTTACCCCAAAATAAAGAGTATGATACCTTCAACCATTCTTATTGTCGATGATAATAAAAGCGTGCTTACATCGCTAGAGTTATTATTGGAAAACGAGTTTGATGAAATCATAACGGCCAATAATCCTCAACAGATCGAATCTTTAGTACTAACTTCCCCGATAGACCTGGTGATTCTCGATATGAATTTTAAAACGGGGGTAAATAACGGAAATGAAGGTCTTTTTTGGTTGAAACGCATTCACGAATTTAATTCTTATCTTCCTGTAATCATGCTTACGGCTTATGGCGACATAGAGTTAGCTGTTAAAGCAATGAAACTCGGTGCATCCGATTTTATCCTTAAACCCTGGGATAACCATAAATTGATAGAAGTTATCCAAAATACTCTCAAAGAATCTGTCAGGATGGCTGCCAGAAGTGAAAGTAAAAAAAATAAACTTACCATGGTATTAGGGACATCTCCGGCCATGATGAAACTACTTAAAATGGTAAATAAAGTAGCCAGGACAAATGCCAATATTCTGATTACAGGAGAAAATGGAACGGGGAAAGAAATGTTAGCTTGTGAAATTCATCGCTTATCTTTACGAAATAATAAAGAAATGGTGAGCGTAGACATGGGTGCAATTAGCGAATCTTTGTTTGAAAGTGAATTATTCGGTCATGAAAAAGGAGCCTTTACCGATGCCAAAGAATGTAGAATAGGTAAATTCGAGGCGGCCGACAACAGTACTCTCTTTTTAGACGAAATAGGCAATTTATCTTTTGCCTTGCAAGCCAAATTATTAGTTACTTTACAAAACCGGGAAATTACGCGAATCGGAAGCAACCGGAAAATTCCCATAGACATCCGTTTGATTACGGCTACGAACCGGAATATCGATGAATTGGTAAAACAAGGTTCTTTCCGGGAAGATTTACTTTATCGAATCAATACAATCCATTTGGAAATTCCTCCTTTAAGAGAACGGAGAGAAGATATTCCGTTATTGACAGATTACTTTCTAAAAAAATATGCCTCTCAATACAAACAGACAGGTATAAAGATCCACCACCAAGCCTTGGAAAAGTTAAAGGCTTATTCGTGGCCGGGAAATATACGTGAACTTCAACACACGATAGAAAAAGCAGTTATTTTATGCGAAGGAGAAGAAATAAAAGCAAAAGATATCTTGGTAAAGCCCCATAAAGGGAAAAACTTGAATGAAAGTTCCAATTTAACGGAAATAGAAAAAAATGTCATTGAAGCAACCATCGCCCAAAACAAGGGAAATCTGAAAGTCTCCGCCAAACAGTTAGGAATTAGCAGACAGACTTTATATAATAAGATAAAGCGATTTAAAATATAAAAAGCAAACGTAATAGGACCTCCTTAATCGTTAATACCGTATGTATAGCAAACGTATCTATTTAGAGATTCTTATTCATATCATTTTAATTGTGACGCTAGCCACTTGCGCCCTCTTATTAATTATATTTCGTTATGCTATTATTTTAGGAAGTATCGGATTGGTCTTCGTGATGTTTCAAATAAGTTGGTTGGCAAACCATCTTAATACAGCCAATCGCCGGATTAAACTTTTTTTCGATGCAATAGAAAACGGCGAATCTACATTAGTATTTCCGGAAATCAACTTAAGTAAAGAG
The genomic region above belongs to Parabacteroides pacaensis and contains:
- a CDS encoding glycosyltransferase, with the translated sequence MYKVSFQMPIYNAERFVERALLSALNQTFSSIEYLIIDDKGSDGSMEIVRKIVSQHPRGKDVRIIEHEKNEGIGATRNAALDLATGKYLFFMDDDDEIASDCIEILYNKMQEHPVDVVIPSFVYRSLDDKISSTHRYPDIIIEGEVFPIAFYRYVKENDIFVAGWNRLYNLEFLRNNNIRCVPDHLNEDCWFTYQVILKATSVCLLSNITLYYTINPDSVCGNNQKRGYSQRICEQYVDIERRKTDYIGELKSTELYPALVFDIIFMSFYYAYKFMDSQQITNDQKIKYVRQILSNRFPFSLKLKQDKVYFKYLLFRTVYSLPLTVKVFVIQTLVRIKGISIVRKWINFK
- a CDS encoding glycosyltransferase family 2 protein, whose protein sequence is MVSIITINYNGYQDTCELIDSLRQKETYPYEIIVVDNASKNEDGLRLKKAYPDVKVICSKENLGFAGGNNLGYQHAKGEYILYINNDIVIKAPFLQTLVTRLNSKENIGALSPKIKYSYAPDIIQYVGYTPMLPITIRNRMIGTCQKDVGQYDTACKTAFVHGACMLTSRKIIKEVGCMTEIYFLFYEELDWSLQLQRSGYEVWVEPSVCVYHKESMSIPKNTPLRQYYLSRSRFLFTRRNYKGVTKYMACFYQLFCTLPLNTLLFFFKLQRQNLLAIWRGVFRGLIDKKE
- a CDS encoding glycosyltransferase; protein product: MMLILSVLEIILFILFAINVLYLLFFSVLSCKSVKSYKSLSVQPKKIAILIPAYKEDGVIMECVESCLNQEYPKDKYDIVVISDRMTDETNRLLSTLPIRLIEVFFKNSTKSKALNYAMGQLGEYDIALVLDADNTIAPDFLTKIDLVFHTPSVEIVQAHRMAKNTNTHMALLDAVSEEINNSIFRKGHVNAGLSAALIGSGMAFKYPLFKQVMLTIDAVGGFDRALELTLLYEKKKVDYLPDADVLDEKVQYREAFSNQRRRWMSAQVHYLNRFLTHLPAALKDKNWDFCDKLFQQVSIPRLILVGLLLILAISFSFVNWSIAVKWWILVVLLIFSLLLAIPRSLYKWDLLFALWELPYSFCLMFLNLFRLKGANKKFIHTSHGVKK
- a CDS encoding sugar transferase produces the protein MEYIFFGNNISLAERLRKVLEYDVFECITFQQLNRILTDGKYIQFCVFIEKKDPLVDIPTIAQLHKAYPKVYIALISEPLSKEDKIPYLKVGVDCIISYDTSGENLQKLLSTAALIKEKEVPKKQTDSLAIFRLPLWKRSFDILASLTAILLLSPLFIVTALLIRVESKGKIVYKSKRVGCNYKVFDFYKFRSMYADADKRLAEYKKMNQYTQEEDEEIIQPASAAQPLLIGDDTEEEDIVLFSDNHSTSEDEYLKTKRTERSNAFFKLENDPRITRIGRFIRKYSIDELPQLFNILKGDMSVVGNRPLPLYEAELLTSDEYVYRFMAPAGLTGLWQVEKRGDSGKMSAEERKQLDIKYAKTFSFWLDVKIIFKTFTAFIQKENV
- a CDS encoding response regulator is translated as MKKSVLLVDDKPSIAKIIMLYLSMYEIHYAENPIRAINWLCEGHIPDIIISDLNMPEMSGEEFLHYLKANELFSHIPVLILSSEESSARRIRLFEDGAADFIVKPFNPEELKIRVNRLLK
- a CDS encoding sigma-54-dependent transcriptional regulator — its product is MIPSTILIVDDNKSVLTSLELLLENEFDEIITANNPQQIESLVLTSPIDLVILDMNFKTGVNNGNEGLFWLKRIHEFNSYLPVIMLTAYGDIELAVKAMKLGASDFILKPWDNHKLIEVIQNTLKESVRMAARSESKKNKLTMVLGTSPAMMKLLKMVNKVARTNANILITGENGTGKEMLACEIHRLSLRNNKEMVSVDMGAISESLFESELFGHEKGAFTDAKECRIGKFEAADNSTLFLDEIGNLSFALQAKLLVTLQNREITRIGSNRKIPIDIRLITATNRNIDELVKQGSFREDLLYRINTIHLEIPPLRERREDIPLLTDYFLKKYASQYKQTGIKIHHQALEKLKAYSWPGNIRELQHTIEKAVILCEGEEIKAKDILVKPHKGKNLNESSNLTEIEKNVIEATIAQNKGNLKVSAKQLGISRQTLYNKIKRFKI